From the genome of Streptomyces sp. NBC_00659, one region includes:
- a CDS encoding TetR/AcrR family transcriptional regulator encodes MSDAAAGTPESPPPSPWERERPVRARVTPVRAPLSRERIVEAAFVVLDRSGLDKLSMRQVAAELEVAVSALYAYVSSKDDLLELMYTRLFDGFTMPEPDPERWREQVRDYARVGRQRLLSHRDMARISMAHVPFTAELLPHVEALLAVFRTAGLPDRIAAEAGDLISTYIDGFVLEEGMWQDRAARHGGDGSSLARPDWREMADEMQNYFASLPAADFPHLRALAGVMVTDSSDERFDIGLEIILRGLASYLPERKD; translated from the coding sequence ATGAGTGACGCGGCCGCCGGCACCCCCGAATCACCCCCGCCGTCCCCCTGGGAGCGCGAGCGTCCCGTCCGAGCCCGCGTCACCCCGGTGCGCGCGCCGCTCTCGCGCGAACGCATCGTCGAGGCCGCCTTCGTCGTGCTGGACCGGTCCGGTCTCGACAAGCTGTCGATGCGTCAGGTGGCGGCCGAACTGGAGGTCGCGGTCTCCGCCCTCTACGCCTACGTCAGCTCCAAGGACGACCTCCTGGAGCTGATGTACACCCGGCTCTTCGACGGCTTCACGATGCCCGAACCCGACCCGGAGCGGTGGCGGGAGCAGGTGCGGGACTACGCCCGCGTCGGGCGGCAGCGTCTGTTGTCCCATCGCGACATGGCCAGGATCTCCATGGCCCATGTCCCCTTCACCGCCGAACTGCTGCCGCACGTCGAGGCGTTGCTCGCCGTCTTCCGCACCGCCGGACTGCCCGACCGCATCGCGGCGGAGGCCGGTGACCTCATCTCCACCTACATCGACGGGTTCGTCCTGGAGGAGGGCATGTGGCAGGACCGGGCCGCCCGGCACGGCGGTGACGGTTCCTCCCTGGCCCGCCCCGACTGGCGTGAGATGGCCGACGAGATGCAGAACTACTTCGCGTCCCTGCCTGCGGCGGACTTCCCCCATCTGCGTGCCCTGGCCGGGGTGATGGTGACGGACTCCTCCGACGAGCGGTTCGACATCGGTCTGGAGATCATCCTGCGTGGTCTGGCGAGCTATCTCCCGGAGCGGAAGGACTGA
- a CDS encoding permease, whose amino-acid sequence MTVTKEAPPPVRRQDADDQGRQGWHLDSPLALTMLLLLVVASQGPIRGALSAPVMQSWMTVFVAVVVQALPFLVLGVLLSAVIAVFVPPSFFARALPKRPALAVPVAGMAGAVLPGCECASVPVAGALVRRGVTPAAALAFLLSAPAINPIVLTATAVAFPRNPEMVLARFVASLLVACSMGWLWQRLGRSDWLRPPARPAHDGLGKGAAFWGSVRHDVMHAGGFLVLGAMAAATLKSVVPASWLHAAAGNPVVSVLALAVLAVLLSICSEADAFVVASLTQFSLTARLAFLVVGPMIDLKLFAMQVGTFGRGFAARFAPTTFALAILMSVLIGAVLL is encoded by the coding sequence ATGACCGTCACCAAGGAAGCCCCGCCGCCGGTCCGGCGCCAGGACGCGGACGACCAGGGCCGGCAGGGCTGGCACCTCGACTCCCCGCTCGCCCTGACCATGCTCCTGCTGCTGGTCGTCGCGTCGCAGGGGCCGATCCGCGGAGCGCTGTCCGCACCGGTGATGCAGAGCTGGATGACCGTGTTCGTCGCGGTGGTGGTCCAGGCCCTGCCCTTCCTCGTCCTCGGCGTCCTGCTGTCCGCGGTCATCGCGGTGTTCGTCCCGCCGTCGTTCTTCGCCCGAGCGCTGCCGAAGCGGCCGGCGCTCGCGGTGCCGGTCGCAGGGATGGCCGGGGCGGTCCTGCCCGGCTGCGAGTGCGCCTCCGTACCGGTCGCGGGGGCGCTGGTGCGCCGCGGGGTCACCCCGGCCGCGGCCCTGGCGTTCCTGCTGTCCGCCCCGGCGATCAACCCGATCGTGCTGACCGCGACGGCCGTCGCCTTCCCCCGCAACCCCGAGATGGTTCTCGCCCGCTTCGTGGCCAGTCTCCTCGTGGCCTGTTCGATGGGCTGGCTGTGGCAGCGTCTCGGCCGCAGCGACTGGCTGCGCCCACCGGCCCGCCCCGCGCACGACGGCCTCGGCAAGGGGGCCGCGTTCTGGGGCTCGGTGCGGCACGACGTCATGCACGCGGGCGGGTTCCTCGTGCTGGGCGCGATGGCCGCCGCGACGCTCAAGTCCGTCGTACCGGCGAGCTGGCTGCACGCCGCGGCCGGGAATCCGGTGGTGTCCGTCCTGGCCCTGGCGGTCCTGGCCGTGCTCCTGTCGATCTGCTCCGAGGCCGACGCCTTCGTCGTCGCCTCGCTGACCCAGTTCTCGCTCACCGCCCGGCTGGCGTTCCTCGTCGTCGGCCCGATGATCGACCTGAAGCTCTTCGCCATGCAGGTCGGCACGTTCGGCCGCGGCTTCGCGGCACGGTTCGCGCCCACCACCTTCGCCCTGGCGATCCTCATGTCCGTACTGATCGGGGCGGTGCTCCTGTGA
- a CDS encoding TIGR03943 family putative permease subunit encodes MNRQAQAAVLFLLGAAVLHASVTDLYLRYVKAGLRPLLLAAGVVLIVTALATVWYEVREHRKASADRSGDGHDAEDMHGHGHEDAEHGHGQGQDTEHGHGHTHREPRISWLLVLPLLALILVAPPALGSYSAMRTGTALQAPFGYAKLPAGDPVPLGLVDYASRAAYGHGRSLDGRQVKITGFVALDSAGAPYLVRMALNCCAADAQPVKIGLSGQIPPVLRPDTWLEVTGRYTPKRTKDPVNGGLIPYLDVSSARPVPTPRDPYDESWNN; translated from the coding sequence GTGAACCGGCAGGCCCAGGCGGCCGTACTCTTCCTCCTCGGCGCGGCGGTGCTGCACGCGAGCGTCACGGATCTCTATCTGCGGTACGTCAAGGCCGGGTTGCGGCCCCTGCTGCTCGCGGCCGGTGTGGTGCTCATCGTCACGGCCCTCGCCACGGTCTGGTACGAGGTACGCGAACACCGGAAGGCCTCCGCCGACCGGTCCGGCGACGGACACGACGCCGAGGACATGCACGGGCACGGGCACGAAGACGCCGAGCACGGGCACGGACAGGGGCAGGACACCGAGCACGGGCACGGACACACGCATCGGGAACCGCGGATCTCATGGCTCCTCGTCCTCCCGCTGCTCGCGCTCATCCTGGTCGCCCCGCCCGCCCTCGGCTCCTACAGCGCGATGCGCACCGGTACGGCACTCCAGGCCCCCTTCGGCTACGCCAAGCTGCCCGCCGGTGACCCGGTCCCCCTCGGACTGGTCGACTACGCGAGCAGGGCGGCGTACGGCCACGGCCGCTCCCTCGACGGCCGGCAGGTCAAGATCACCGGTTTCGTCGCGCTCGACAGCGCCGGCGCTCCCTATCTCGTCCGCATGGCCCTCAACTGCTGTGCCGCCGACGCCCAGCCGGTCAAGATCGGCCTGTCCGGACAGATTCCGCCCGTCCTGCGGCCCGACACCTGGCTCGAAGTCACCGGCCGCTACACGCCCAAGCGCACGAAGGACCCGGTCAACGGCGGGCTCATCCCGTACCTCGACGTCAGCTCGGCGAGGCCGGTCCCGACGCCGCGCGATCCGTACGACGAGAGCTGGAACAACTGA